One Candidatus Eremiobacteraceae bacterium genomic region harbors:
- a CDS encoding amylo-alpha-1,6-glucosidase — MTIRFGSTSCADLAFSERREWLVTNGLGGYACGTVAGVLTRRYHGLLVAATSPPAGRTLLVPKVDESVTYDGRAYALGANGWADGTVDPRGFTSIESFRLDGTAPVWRYAFADAILEKRIWMKRGANITFVRYEVARASAPVDLSITLFIDGRDHHGSTRASGAPPTLEPSHGGFRFATAPGAPAGWAMSDAIAWVLDGSWYYGFDLARERERGLDARDDHICAAHGSITLAQGAGCAIALGAESETPAAPEDDEWEAFAARERDVASALRATQTAGSDEPWIDRLGLAAHQFIVKRGEGDTVIAGYPWFTDWGRDTMISLPGLTLGSGRFDVARSVLRTFARFVDRGMIPNQFPDTGGAPEYNTVDATLWYILAIERCASSAQDAAFAREMLPVVDTIVDWHVRGTRHGIKMDETDGLLAAGEAGVQLTWMDAKVGDNVITPRIGKPVEVNALWVNALAAAGRLAMTTAGSPAKFDGLAANARAGFERFWRQDLGFCVDVLDGPDGADASLRPNQIFAISLPEPLLDETRMRKVVDACGRALLTSYGLRTLAPSDPRYAGRYEGDPSRRDGAYHQGTVWPWLLGPYAIAHYRAYGDARAARMLLAPLEDALFAYGLGQIPEVFDGDAPHAPGGCIAQAWSVAQTLEAWMTLAAQRRP, encoded by the coding sequence TTGACCATCCGCTTCGGCAGCACCTCGTGCGCGGATCTCGCTTTTTCCGAGCGCCGCGAGTGGCTCGTCACAAACGGGCTCGGCGGTTATGCCTGCGGTACGGTCGCGGGCGTCTTGACGCGCCGTTACCACGGCCTGCTCGTCGCCGCCACCTCGCCGCCCGCGGGCCGTACGCTGCTCGTCCCTAAGGTCGACGAGTCGGTGACCTACGACGGGCGCGCCTACGCGCTCGGCGCCAACGGCTGGGCGGACGGCACGGTCGATCCGCGCGGCTTCACGTCGATCGAATCGTTCAGGCTCGATGGCACCGCGCCGGTCTGGCGCTATGCGTTCGCCGACGCGATCCTCGAAAAGCGCATTTGGATGAAGCGCGGCGCGAACATCACGTTCGTCCGCTACGAGGTCGCGCGCGCGTCCGCTCCGGTCGACCTCAGCATCACCCTCTTCATCGACGGGCGCGACCATCACGGCTCGACGCGCGCGAGCGGTGCGCCGCCGACGCTCGAGCCGTCGCACGGGGGCTTCCGATTCGCCACCGCGCCGGGTGCGCCGGCGGGTTGGGCGATGTCGGACGCGATAGCGTGGGTGCTCGACGGCTCGTGGTACTACGGGTTCGATCTTGCGCGCGAACGCGAGCGCGGGCTCGATGCGCGAGACGATCACATCTGCGCGGCGCACGGCAGCATCACGCTCGCACAAGGCGCCGGCTGCGCGATTGCTCTCGGCGCCGAAAGCGAAACGCCGGCCGCGCCCGAGGACGACGAGTGGGAGGCATTCGCGGCGCGCGAGCGCGATGTCGCGTCCGCTTTGCGTGCCACACAGACCGCAGGCTCGGACGAGCCGTGGATCGATCGCCTGGGGCTCGCGGCACACCAGTTCATCGTCAAGCGCGGTGAAGGCGATACCGTCATCGCCGGCTATCCGTGGTTTACGGACTGGGGGCGCGATACGATGATATCGCTCCCCGGCCTCACGCTGGGGTCCGGCCGCTTCGACGTCGCGCGATCGGTGCTCCGGACGTTCGCGCGGTTCGTCGATCGCGGCATGATCCCGAACCAGTTCCCCGACACGGGCGGCGCGCCCGAGTACAACACGGTCGACGCGACGCTTTGGTACATCCTCGCGATCGAGCGGTGCGCGAGCAGTGCGCAAGACGCCGCGTTCGCGCGCGAGATGCTACCGGTCGTCGACACGATCGTCGACTGGCACGTTCGCGGCACGCGTCACGGAATCAAGATGGACGAGACGGACGGGCTGCTCGCCGCCGGCGAGGCGGGCGTCCAGCTCACGTGGATGGACGCGAAGGTCGGCGACAACGTCATCACGCCGCGCATCGGCAAACCCGTCGAGGTGAATGCGCTTTGGGTCAACGCACTCGCAGCCGCCGGCCGGCTCGCGATGACGACGGCCGGATCGCCCGCGAAGTTCGACGGCCTTGCCGCAAACGCTCGCGCGGGTTTCGAGCGATTTTGGCGCCAGGATCTCGGTTTCTGCGTCGACGTCCTCGATGGTCCGGACGGAGCGGACGCATCATTGCGGCCGAACCAGATCTTCGCGATTTCGCTGCCGGAGCCGCTGCTCGACGAGACGAGGATGCGCAAGGTGGTCGACGCCTGCGGCAGAGCGCTCCTCACGTCGTACGGCTTGCGCACGCTCGCCCCAAGCGATCCGCGCTACGCCGGCCGCTACGAAGGTGATCCGTCGCGGCGCGACGGCGCGTACCATCAAGGAACGGTCTGGCCGTGGCTGCTCGGCCCATACGCGATCGCACACTATCGCGCGTACGGTGACGCGCGCGCAGCCCGAATGCTGCTCGCGCCGCTCGAGGATGCGCTCTTCGCATACGGGCTCGGACAGATCCCTGAAGTTTTTGACGGCGACGCACCGCATGCGCCGGGCGGTTGCATCGCCCAAGCTTGGTCGGTGGCGCAGACGCTGGAGGCTTGGATGACGTTGGCCGCGCAGAGACGCCCATGA
- a CDS encoding creatininase family protein, with protein sequence MTQQKYRYGELTWPEVKAAVEARKVAVVPTATLEDHGKHLPIDTDVRLCVAACERAAEAAADRAVLVPPIIHGFTPHHMDFPGPITIGAETFIHYGVDVCTSLARHGFERILIVNGHGSNTPFVDIMARLTVVQTGALAAAVNYWAAPGVREVAESLRESDKVGGMNHACEFETSIYLALRPDLVDMSKASRDLSHEPTKNYWTDLIAGDGPLAMMEHWSAISESGVMGDPTKATAEKGERLLAAAAAGIVELIDEMRSRRKPIRRDHH encoded by the coding sequence GTGACGCAGCAAAAATACCGCTACGGCGAATTGACGTGGCCGGAAGTGAAGGCGGCCGTCGAAGCGCGCAAGGTCGCTGTCGTCCCAACGGCGACACTTGAAGACCACGGCAAGCATCTGCCCATCGATACCGACGTCCGGCTATGCGTCGCCGCGTGCGAGCGAGCTGCGGAGGCAGCGGCGGACCGCGCCGTTCTCGTGCCGCCGATCATCCACGGGTTCACGCCGCACCACATGGATTTTCCGGGTCCGATAACCATCGGCGCCGAGACGTTCATCCATTACGGCGTCGACGTCTGTACGAGTCTAGCGCGTCACGGTTTCGAGCGTATCCTCATCGTCAACGGCCACGGCAGCAACACGCCGTTCGTCGACATCATGGCGAGGCTCACCGTCGTGCAAACCGGCGCGCTCGCGGCTGCCGTCAACTACTGGGCGGCGCCTGGAGTGCGCGAGGTCGCCGAGTCGTTGAGAGAATCCGACAAGGTCGGCGGGATGAACCATGCTTGCGAGTTCGAGACGTCGATCTATCTGGCGCTGCGTCCCGACCTCGTCGACATGTCGAAGGCGTCGCGCGATCTATCGCACGAGCCGACGAAGAATTATTGGACCGATCTTATCGCCGGCGACGGTCCGCTTGCGATGATGGAGCATTGGAGCGCGATCTCGGAGAGCGGCGTCATGGGCGATCCCACGAAGGCGACGGCGGAAAAGGGCGAACGCCTACTGGCAGCGGCCGCTGCCGGCATCGTCGAGCTCATCGACGAGATGCGGTCACGTCGCAAACCGATCCGCCGAGATCATCACTGA